In Cumulibacter soli, the genomic window GCCCTTGGTGATCTCGCGCAGCGTCTTCTGGATCTCGCTGGCGTCCCGGCCAGTGGCGGAACTGCCACTACCGTGCACATCAACGTCGATATGGACGCGATTCTCGACGCGCTCAACATCACCGACACCTCAGAGGGCGTCAGCGCCGATCATGACGGCGGCGACGACGACCAACGTAATCCCACACATTCGGATGGTGGAGATGGTGCCGCCGTAAGCGAGCGCAACCGGTCACGATATGTGGGCCGAATCGCCGGCGGCGATCGCATCACGCTCGACGACTTCCTCCACCTCGCCGATGAGGCCTTACTGATCCCGACCTGGATGAGCGACACCGGCGGCATTGTCGCCTACGGCAGGGCGCGCCGGATCGCGACCGAGAATCAAACCCACGCCCTCATCGCCCGCGACCATGGCTGTTCGTACCCCACCTGCGACGCACCGCCAGATTGGTCCCAACGCCATCACGTCGTCGAATGGTGGCGCGACGGAGCAACCGATCTCAATAATCTCACTTTGGTCTGCGGCCACCATCATCGAAACTTCGAGGCCTCCGGATGGCGCGTCGACATCATCGATGGGCTTCCTTGGTGGACACCACCAGAACACATCGATCCTGATCGGGTTCCACGGCTGAACCCCAGGATACGAATACCTAGCCAGCACGAGATCGAGAACGTCGCACGTCAGGCCTCAGCGGCCCGCGCCAAGGCGCCCAAGAACCTACTTTTCCGCTATTCAGCCGATTCAAGCGATGGGGATGGTCTCGATCCCGTTGATGACCTCATTCCGCTCCTAGCCGCACACGTCAACAACCCGCACCAACGCAATCGGTTCCACCAAGAGCTCGCCGACCTCCTCGCGGCCTACCTCGATACCGGCTCCGCTATCCCCGCCGGCACCGGCGCCGTCGCATGACTCGCCGATCAGCAGTCGAGAAGTCTCGAGAAGTGAAGACGCATGGGCTGGAATAACCCTCCGGTCTCCTGGTCGGAGCTAGAGCGACGCCTCTCCGGGACCGAGCAGGTCCACGGCCACCCCATTCCCGACGGCGGCGACTCCCCGGGCTGGAGCAGGCACCGTCCGCCGTACGAACCTCCCCCGGAGGGGCCGCAACGGCCGACCGGACCAGTCGTGCCGTACGCCGAACTGCACTGTCACTCGAACTATTCCTTTCTCGACGGCGCAAGCCATCCCGAAGAGCTCGTCGAAGAGGCCGTCCGCCTCGGGCTCACCGGCCTGGCCGTGACCGACCACGACGGATTACAAGGAATCGTGCGTATGTCCGACGCGGCGCAGGAGTACGACCTGCCTACCGTCTTCGGCGCCGAACTTTCCCTGGAGTTATCCGGTCCGCAAAACGGCATCCCCGATCCAGAAGGGCCCCACCTGCTCGTGCTGGCTCGCGGTGTCGAGGGCTACCACCGTCTCGCCGGCGCGATCACCGATGCGCAACTCCTCGGCGCCGAGAAAGGAAAGCCTCGCTATACGTTAGAAGCACTTGCCGAGCGTGCCGACGGCCACTGGGCGATACTCACCGGATGCCGAAAAGGTTTGGTCCCTCGCGCCCTGGCCGGCGCCCATGGTGAGCTGCTCGGCGCCGCCGGGAATGCCACCCGCAGCGAACGGTTCGCTGCCGCCCGCGCCGAACTCGACCGGCTCCAGTCGTTATTCGGCGCCGACAACATCATCGGTGAACTGTTCACTCACGGGCATCCACTTGATGACGAACGCAACGACGCGATCTGGCAGCTCACTCAGAACGCGGGAATACCGGCGATCGCGACCAACAACGTGCACTATGCGATACCGCAACGGCGACGTCTCGCGATGGCTGTCGCTGCTGTCCGCGCGCAGCGGAGCCTGCATGAACTCGATGGGTGGCTGCCGGTCACCGGTCAGGCGCACTTGCGCTCCGGCGCCGAAATGCAGCGACTGTTCGCGCCGTACGACCAGGTGGTGCAACGGGCCGCGGACCTCGCCGCAGAGCTCGCGTTCCCGTTGAAATCGGCATCCCCGCAACTACCGCACCTCAGCACCCCGGACGGATACGACCTCATGGGGTGGTTACGTGAACTCACCTGGCGCGGAGCCCGCGAGAAGTACGGGCCCCGGGAGAACCCAAACCATCCCGATGCCTATCCAAGACTGGCGCAAGAACTCGACGTCATCGAGAGCAAGGACTTTCCGGGCTACTTCCTGATCG contains:
- a CDS encoding HNH endonuclease signature motif containing protein, with amino-acid sequence MTTTREETDTLRFVPADARVAAAVTPEGVRCLHVASDLSTRISESLGRFADALDDLITFGERGELLALDPACLLKFAAELESHRARSIQIDNYVYQAAGDDLDHFRKHTGESSIARGLATHLRLSLGEAYSRARRAHAMLPRADQDDEEQPAPLPSLTAALARGEITSGQLDEIEAAMRRMGTIADLDCSLLEQAEQTLVADAATLSPIGLRKTGEDLDRALHADESCPDPKIAEARRALTIGAQRHDGTYAITGYLTAPVKAQLESVLSPLSAPRPAADGTPDVRTAPQRRHDALGDLAQRLLDLAGVPASGGTATTVHINVDMDAILDALNITDTSEGVSADHDGGDDDQRNPTHSDGGDGAAVSERNRSRYVGRIAGGDRITLDDFLHLADEALLIPTWMSDTGGIVAYGRARRIATENQTHALIARDHGCSYPTCDAPPDWSQRHHVVEWWRDGATDLNNLTLVCGHHHRNFEASGWRVDIIDGLPWWTPPEHIDPDRVPRLNPRIRIPSQHEIENVARQASAARAKAPKNLLFRYSADSSDGDGLDPVDDLIPLLAAHVNNPHQRNRFHQELADLLAAYLDTGSAIPAGTGAVA